In a genomic window of Trueperaceae bacterium:
- a CDS encoding NAD(P)H-dependent oxidoreductase, whose protein sequence is MRVGGAESGGGPVGVRVAVLVGSLRAGSLNKRLALALERSAPADWVFERPDIGALPLYDDDLLATRPPVVASLKHSVAVADAVMIVSPEYNRSIPGVLKNALDWASRPPAENVFAGKPVLIAGATTGRIGTAVMQSHLRVVLAFMAAVPMPRPELYITLDPPDLIGPDGVVTQPATARHLEGAMTSFAAWVARHG, encoded by the coding sequence ATGCGCGTCGGCGGCGCGGAGAGTGGAGGTGGCCCAGTGGGTGTCAGGGTTGCGGTGCTCGTGGGGAGCCTGCGCGCGGGCTCCCTCAACAAGCGGCTCGCCCTGGCGCTCGAGCGGTCCGCGCCGGCCGACTGGGTGTTCGAGCGCCCCGACATCGGGGCGCTGCCCCTGTACGACGACGACCTGCTGGCGACTCGCCCGCCCGTCGTGGCGTCCCTCAAGCACTCGGTGGCGGTGGCCGACGCGGTGATGATCGTGTCGCCCGAGTACAACCGCTCCATCCCCGGCGTCCTCAAGAACGCCCTCGACTGGGCCTCCCGGCCTCCCGCCGAGAACGTGTTCGCCGGGAAGCCCGTGCTCATCGCGGGCGCGACCACCGGCCGCATCGGCACGGCCGTCATGCAGAGCCACCTACGCGTGGTGCTCGCCTTCATGGCCGCCGTACCGATGCCCCGCCCCGAGCTCTACATCACCCTCGACCCGCCCGACCTCATCGGCCCCGACGGCGTGGTCACCCAGCCGGCCACGGCCAGGCACCTGGAAGGGGCGATGACGAGCTTCGCCGCCTGGGTGGCCCGACACGGTTGA
- a CDS encoding DUF488 domain-containing protein, giving the protein MIKIKRAYEAPSAGDGKRVLVDRIWPRGVTKEEADIDWWAKDVAPSTELRKWFGHDPAKWPEFRERYRKELKGNQELARIGEMAKSGNLTLVYSAKDEEHNQARVLLELLTA; this is encoded by the coding sequence ATGATCAAGATCAAGCGAGCGTACGAGGCCCCGAGCGCCGGCGACGGCAAGCGCGTCCTGGTGGACCGCATCTGGCCGCGCGGGGTGACCAAGGAGGAAGCCGACATCGACTGGTGGGCCAAGGACGTAGCCCCCAGCACGGAACTCCGCAAGTGGTTCGGGCACGACCCCGCCAAGTGGCCCGAGTTCCGCGAGCGTTACCGGAAGGAACTCAAGGGCAACCAGGAGCTCGCGCGCATCGGCGAGATGGCCAAGTCCGGCAACCTGACGCTCGTCTACAGCGCCAAGGACGAGGAACACAACCAGGCCCGCGTGCTGCTCGAGCTGCTCACCGCCTGA
- a CDS encoding nucleoside triphosphate pyrophosphohydrolase family protein, producing the protein MTLDDYQSGARSTALYSRSVTVLYPALKLAGEAGEVAEKLGKFMRDEGYRPGDALSEEQREKLVKELGDVLWYVANLAADLGVSLGHVAAVNLAKLQSRRERGVITGSGDDR; encoded by the coding sequence ATGACCCTAGACGACTACCAGTCAGGCGCCCGCTCCACCGCCCTCTACTCGCGAAGCGTGACCGTCCTCTACCCCGCCCTCAAGCTGGCGGGCGAGGCGGGCGAGGTGGCCGAGAAGCTCGGCAAGTTCATGCGGGACGAGGGGTACCGGCCCGGCGACGCGCTGAGCGAGGAGCAGCGGGAGAAGCTCGTCAAGGAGCTGGGTGACGTGCTGTGGTACGTGGCGAACCTGGCGGCCGACCTGGGCGTGAGCCTCGGGCACGTGGCTGCGGTCAACCTGGCCAAGCTGCAGAGCCGCAGGGAGCGGGGCGTGATCACCGGCAGCGGCGACGACCGCTGA
- a CDS encoding MaoC family dehydratase — MAPSSIQELEGLVGSTFGPSPYVTVDQHRIDAFADATLDHQWIHVDPVRAAAGPFGGTVAHGYLTLSLLVHMVAEVGFFPTGLSLVVNYGIDRLRFPAPVRVGSKVRATAVLAKLEPKGEGRWLATLTCRVEAEGAATPALVADVLYLLVA, encoded by the coding sequence ATGGCACCGTCTTCCATCCAAGAGCTAGAGGGCCTCGTGGGCAGCACCTTCGGCCCTTCGCCCTACGTCACCGTCGACCAGCACCGGATCGACGCCTTCGCCGACGCCACCCTGGACCACCAATGGATCCACGTGGACCCCGTTCGCGCCGCGGCCGGCCCCTTCGGCGGCACCGTGGCGCACGGCTACCTCACGCTGTCGCTACTGGTTCACATGGTGGCGGAGGTCGGCTTCTTCCCCACCGGCCTCAGCCTGGTCGTGAACTACGGCATCGATAGGCTGCGCTTCCCCGCGCCCGTGCGCGTCGGCTCCAAGGTCCGCGCCACGGCCGTCCTCGCCAAGCTCGAACCCAAGGGCGAGGGCCGGTGGTTGGCCACCCTTACGTGCCGAGTGGAGGCCGAGGGGGCCGCCACGCCTGCGCTGGTCGCCGACGTGCTCTACCTGCTCGTCGCCTAG
- a CDS encoding VUT family protein, giving the protein MGRWEYVLAPVGLAVALALLARLGEGEGANRRRSLLAAATTYTAATLLANFTLDSFLPLGGFFLVNVGTLFFGLTFTQRDRAHRHGRRAVYLMILAAATANVALAAALGTPLRYVAVSFLTIVVSETADTEVYQRLLRRRWLTRVAASNAVSAPLDTLLFTLLAFWGEPFATPAWLVQVIVTDLLVKYASGLAAALGMIALLRGLLPGRAAEES; this is encoded by the coding sequence ATGGGGCGGTGGGAGTACGTGCTCGCTCCCGTCGGCCTGGCGGTCGCCCTGGCTCTCCTCGCGCGGCTCGGCGAGGGCGAGGGAGCCAACCGCCGCCGCAGCCTCCTCGCCGCGGCCACCACCTACACGGCCGCCACCCTCCTCGCCAACTTCACGCTCGACTCGTTCCTGCCCCTCGGCGGGTTCTTCCTGGTGAACGTCGGGACGCTCTTCTTCGGACTCACCTTCACGCAGCGCGACCGTGCGCACCGCCACGGGCGCCGGGCCGTTTACCTGATGATCCTCGCCGCCGCCACCGCCAACGTCGCGCTGGCCGCGGCCCTCGGCACGCCGCTGCGGTACGTCGCCGTGTCGTTCCTCACCATCGTCGTCTCCGAGACCGCCGACACGGAGGTGTACCAGCGCCTGCTGCGCCGCCGGTGGCTCACCCGCGTGGCCGCCTCCAACGCCGTGAGCGCGCCGCTCGACACCCTGCTCTTCACCCTGTTGGCGTTCTGGGGCGAACCGTTCGCAACGCCCGCCTGGCTCGTGCAGGTGATAGTCACCGACCTCCTGGTGAAGTACGCCAGCGGCCTCGCCGCCGCCCTGGGCATGATCGCCCTACTGCGCGGCCTCTTGCCGGGACGAGCCGCCGAGGAGTCCTGA
- a CDS encoding hotdog fold thioesterase translates to MDGDDHDERRPAHAGAGAQAQETGRREPVTLLTTLGIELETVGPDLVVATMPVTPAHHQPHGILHGGASVALAETVASIGASAALARADQRVVGLEINANHLRVVTSGTVTATATPVHKGRSTQVWAVEIRDDAGRLVCVSRCTLAVLAAHG, encoded by the coding sequence ATGGACGGTGACGACCACGACGAGCGCCGGCCGGCTCACGCCGGAGCTGGCGCGCAGGCGCAGGAGACGGGCCGGCGGGAGCCCGTCACCCTGTTGACGACCCTGGGCATCGAGCTCGAGACGGTGGGGCCCGACCTGGTGGTGGCGACCATGCCCGTCACCCCCGCTCACCATCAGCCGCACGGCATCCTCCACGGCGGGGCCTCGGTGGCGTTGGCGGAGACCGTCGCGTCGATCGGCGCGAGCGCCGCGTTGGCGCGGGCCGATCAGCGGGTGGTGGGCCTGGAGATCAACGCCAACCACCTGCGGGTCGTGACGAGCGGCACCGTCACGGCCACCGCCACGCCGGTACACAAGGGGCGCAGCACCCAGGTGTGGGCCGTCGAGATCCGCGACGACGCCGGCCGCCTCGTGTGCGTGTCGCGTTGCACGTTGGCCGTCCTCGCCGCGCACGGTTGA
- a CDS encoding DUF3565 domain-containing protein — MLECGHSQHVRHDPPLVTRAWVLTEAGRLSRLGAALACVRCRDGA; from the coding sequence ATGCTCGAGTGCGGTCACTCCCAGCACGTGCGGCACGACCCGCCGCTCGTGACGCGCGCGTGGGTGCTCACGGAGGCGGGCAGGCTGTCGCGCCTGGGAGCCGCACTCGCGTGCGTCCGCTGCCGCGACGGCGCTTGA
- a CDS encoding regulatory protein RecX, with protein sequence MAGPPRERADGPPSPERAWDYLLTILARRMYTTAELAEKLRRRGVPEGQARELIDRLVELRLVDDAAYAAMYVDSRATARGRLGLGRELARKGVPRALIDAQLSDLTPDAQRAAAAALLRKNEWRYRPAAGTAVGPELLRARAKAFAFLARRGFTVDAAQGALEDVGWFAGDD encoded by the coding sequence ATGGCCGGACCGCCAAGGGAGCGCGCCGACGGACCGCCGAGCCCCGAGCGCGCCTGGGACTACCTGCTGACGATACTGGCGCGGCGCATGTACACGACAGCCGAGCTCGCCGAGAAGCTGCGCCGCCGGGGGGTGCCCGAGGGCCAGGCGCGCGAGCTCATCGACCGGTTGGTCGAGTTGCGACTCGTGGACGACGCGGCCTACGCGGCCATGTACGTCGACTCGCGCGCCACGGCGCGCGGGCGGCTCGGCCTCGGGCGCGAGCTGGCGCGCAAGGGCGTGCCGCGGGCGCTCATAGACGCGCAACTGAGCGACCTCACCCCGGACGCGCAGCGCGCCGCGGCCGCCGCGCTGCTACGGAAGAACGAGTGGCGTTACCGCCCCGCGGCCGGCACGGCCGTGGGCCCGGAGCTGCTCCGCGCCCGCGCCAAGGCGTTCGCGTTCCTCGCCAGGCGGGGCTTCACGGTGGACGCGGCCCAGGGAGCCCTGGAGGACGTGGGGTGGTTCGCGGGTGACGACTGA
- a CDS encoding ABC transporter permease, which produces MRALVPYLAWRHVRRRGLQSVLTVTGVAVGVAVLIVALSLTNGFIDELITSTLRATPMLSLQSFMPGETLPEDPELLATLGAEPGVTAVAPFLSGQALIARRASQALGVSARQGFTQIVGIDTALETAVLDLPVLAAQAGALDTAGGIVLGSTLALSLGVVVGDTVMVRDISGATAQFEVAGTFRVGNELIDSVTSYMSLANLQAYLGEEGRVTGYHLRLAEPTTAHAVGLHLAGKYSLRPLSWEGLFASLISQLRLQKAVIGVVVFLIVIVAAFGITNVLVLTVNEKTEDIAILRALGASEGQVLATFTLQGFLLGGAGTLLGALLGLGVAAYFRFQPYPLPGDLYFITQLPVQLQPWDVTWVCGVTLATSVIAGLLPARRAARLDPVAVLR; this is translated from the coding sequence GTGCGGGCGCTCGTTCCCTACCTAGCCTGGCGTCACGTGCGGCGCCGCGGGCTGCAGTCGGTGCTCACGGTCACCGGCGTGGCGGTCGGCGTGGCCGTTCTCATCGTGGCGTTGTCACTCACCAACGGCTTCATCGACGAGCTCATCACGAGCACCCTGCGCGCCACCCCGATGCTCAGCCTCCAGAGCTTCATGCCGGGCGAGACGCTGCCGGAGGACCCCGAGCTGCTGGCGACCCTCGGGGCCGAACCTGGCGTCACGGCGGTGGCGCCGTTCCTATCCGGCCAAGCCCTCATCGCGCGGCGCGCCAGCCAGGCGCTGGGGGTGAGCGCCCGGCAGGGCTTCACCCAGATCGTCGGCATCGACACGGCGCTGGAGACGGCCGTGCTCGACCTGCCGGTCCTGGCAGCGCAAGCCGGCGCTCTCGACACGGCCGGCGGGATCGTGCTTGGCTCGACGCTGGCGCTGTCGCTCGGAGTGGTCGTCGGCGACACCGTGATGGTGCGCGACATCTCGGGCGCCACGGCGCAGTTCGAGGTGGCGGGCACCTTCCGCGTCGGCAACGAGCTCATCGACTCGGTGACTTCTTACATGTCCCTCGCCAACCTGCAGGCCTACCTGGGCGAGGAGGGGCGCGTCACTGGTTACCACCTGCGGCTGGCGGAACCGACGACGGCACACGCCGTCGGGCTCCACCTGGCCGGCAAGTACTCTCTTCGCCCCTTGAGCTGGGAGGGCCTCTTCGCCAGTCTCATCTCGCAGCTGCGGCTGCAGAAGGCCGTCATCGGCGTTGTCGTCTTCCTCATCGTGATCGTCGCGGCCTTCGGCATCACCAACGTGCTCGTGCTCACCGTCAACGAGAAGACCGAGGACATCGCCATCCTGCGCGCCCTGGGGGCGTCCGAGGGCCAGGTGTTGGCTACGTTCACGCTGCAGGGCTTCCTGCTGGGTGGCGCAGGCACGCTGCTCGGCGCCCTCCTCGGCCTCGGCGTGGCCGCCTACTTCCGGTTCCAGCCTTACCCGCTACCGGGGGACCTCTACTTCATCACGCAACTGCCGGTGCAGTTGCAGCCGTGGGACGTGACGTGGGTCTGCGGCGTCACGTTGGCCACCAGCGTGATCGCCGGCCTGCTGCCGGCGCGGCGCGCCGCCCGCCTCGACCCCGTGGCCGTGCTGCGCTGA
- a CDS encoding transglycosylase SLT domain-containing protein, producing the protein MPFIPGLLATPTVIANALFSLARDASLPVLGPDRVGVIAPMFNEELGAASALASLLEQTTPFDELVVSINGGTDDTGGVVRRTLTEHGYRLVHQGHVPAATATFERWLLTGGPTVAVVDHALPLSKSDSINAALEGGLLNTDRVLVVDGDTVLDPGFLSGLRRHFYRLRRRGRGAATLYVLEDYAIQSGSVMSAPPVDGRPMASLIHNARAAEYAISTVLRLGQTTRLGDGAVFGRSRLYTVVGCGFTARRQCFPMPSDTLTEDHDFTLAVQNEPLAAEPVTGAELAERGFRVVVDGEELPLDAVTGDHPVVLRRGGDARFVSDALMYTDDPPTLPGYLRQIERWNGGGVENALKRLFVRPVWRGLHGNVRFTLLAAQFENLLGLLLLLLMLPLALGLNFALPGHGTPLRGMLVWLGVDLLATGLLTTLGFWRQGRGLGRSGAPLQRWMWRRIPGSVLALGLLRVFNAVTFVTGALRATARFVGRKEVDPRATITWVRPRAGTAKRTQARFLGASGGLMSFAVGIFGLTAWIAGDSRPGYRDTWRLINESVPVLQSQHQQLPLPLAGSSVLGLVPDAGLTADAATPMKDAAGGGVPAADGAPATGGAPATGADSHADTRPDAAVATTGTAEGAADGIGDGIGAVVGAVVATLGADAGPADGAGEAASAAGAADAVVAHTRAVTGPVAALPPGTELLGSAQAALGLKVVTTGTGRHGVSAFCSVADVARPADRPRLLAGPADEYEPLSSWGLLVLARLAPLVANIEEAATAYDVPADLVLRVLLNESYLDPLAVGPTGDLGLSQVTSDALTLLRAISTDALSPFANGRFFAGDFSVFDPDFSVCAGAAKLAWARAQPGGADERFAYARYINPLAGVVRGKISPRHQELVEAIGDLRPLAAALERTIAAYRRDPQSVTDKERALLGVTTLVADGTLTVGQAYFVTAELVQSFGIDDRDLYDAVRHRLYGEAAQPPSDGGGGVG; encoded by the coding sequence GTGCCCTTCATCCCCGGACTACTCGCCACCCCCACCGTGATAGCCAACGCGCTGTTCAGCCTGGCCAGGGACGCGTCGCTGCCCGTCCTCGGTCCCGACCGCGTCGGCGTGATAGCGCCCATGTTCAACGAGGAGCTCGGGGCCGCCTCCGCGCTCGCCTCGTTGCTCGAGCAGACCACCCCCTTCGACGAGCTCGTCGTCAGCATCAACGGCGGCACCGACGACACCGGCGGCGTCGTGAGACGGACCCTCACGGAGCACGGCTACCGGCTCGTACATCAAGGGCACGTGCCCGCCGCGACCGCCACGTTCGAGCGGTGGCTCCTCACGGGCGGGCCGACGGTCGCGGTGGTGGACCACGCGCTGCCGCTCTCCAAGTCAGACAGCATCAACGCCGCGCTCGAGGGCGGTCTGCTCAACACCGACCGCGTCCTCGTCGTGGACGGCGACACCGTCCTCGACCCGGGCTTCCTGAGCGGCCTGAGGCGTCACTTCTACCGCCTCAGGCGCAGGGGTCGTGGCGCTGCCACGCTCTACGTGCTCGAGGACTACGCCATCCAATCGGGCTCGGTCATGTCGGCGCCACCCGTTGACGGCAGGCCGATGGCGAGCCTCATCCACAACGCCCGCGCCGCCGAGTACGCCATCTCGACGGTCTTGCGGCTCGGCCAGACGACCCGGCTCGGGGACGGGGCCGTCTTCGGGCGTTCCCGCCTGTACACCGTCGTGGGCTGCGGCTTCACGGCGCGGCGCCAGTGCTTCCCCATGCCCTCCGACACGCTCACCGAGGACCACGACTTCACGCTCGCCGTGCAGAACGAGCCCCTCGCCGCGGAGCCGGTCACGGGCGCCGAGCTGGCCGAGCGGGGCTTCCGTGTGGTGGTGGACGGCGAGGAGCTGCCCCTGGACGCCGTCACCGGCGATCACCCCGTGGTGTTGCGCCGGGGCGGCGACGCCAGGTTCGTCAGCGACGCCCTCATGTACACCGACGACCCACCCACCCTACCTGGCTACCTGCGCCAGATCGAGCGCTGGAACGGCGGTGGGGTCGAGAACGCCCTCAAGCGCCTGTTCGTGCGTCCCGTCTGGCGCGGCCTGCACGGCAACGTGCGCTTCACCCTGCTGGCCGCTCAGTTCGAGAACCTCCTCGGCCTCCTCCTGCTCCTCCTCATGCTGCCCCTCGCGTTGGGGCTCAACTTCGCGTTGCCCGGTCACGGCACGCCCCTGAGGGGCATGCTCGTCTGGCTGGGCGTGGACCTGCTGGCCACGGGCCTGCTCACCACGCTCGGCTTCTGGCGGCAGGGGCGCGGGCTCGGCCGGTCGGGCGCGCCGCTGCAGCGGTGGATGTGGCGCCGCATCCCCGGCTCCGTCCTAGCGCTCGGCCTGTTGCGCGTCTTCAACGCCGTCACGTTCGTCACCGGTGCGCTCCGCGCCACCGCGCGCTTCGTGGGGCGCAAGGAGGTCGACCCTCGCGCCACCATCACGTGGGTGCGCCCGCGAGCGGGCACGGCCAAGCGCACGCAAGCCAGGTTCCTCGGGGCCTCCGGCGGCCTGATGTCCTTCGCCGTCGGCATCTTCGGGCTCACCGCCTGGATCGCCGGCGACTCCAGACCCGGCTACCGCGACACGTGGCGCCTCATCAACGAGTCCGTTCCCGTGCTGCAGTCGCAGCACCAGCAGCTGCCCCTCCCCCTCGCCGGCAGCAGCGTGCTGGGCCTGGTGCCTGACGCAGGCCTCACGGCCGATGCCGCGACCCCCATGAAGGACGCAGCCGGCGGCGGCGTACCGGCAGCGGACGGTGCGCCCGCCACGGGCGGTGCGCCCGCCACGGGCGCCGACAGCCACGCCGACACCCGCCCCGACGCGGCGGTCGCCACCACCGGTACCGCCGAGGGCGCCGCCGATGGCATCGGCGACGGCATCGGGGCCGTGGTCGGCGCCGTGGTGGCCACGCTGGGTGCCGACGCGGGCCCCGCGGACGGGGCGGGGGAAGCCGCCAGCGCGGCCGGGGCAGCGGACGCCGTCGTAGCCCACACACGCGCCGTCACCGGACCGGTGGCCGCGCTCCCGCCCGGGACCGAACTGCTCGGGTCGGCGCAGGCCGCCCTCGGCCTGAAGGTCGTCACGACCGGCACGGGACGCCACGGCGTGTCGGCGTTCTGCAGCGTCGCGGACGTGGCGCGACCGGCCGACCGACCGCGGCTCCTCGCCGGCCCCGCCGACGAGTACGAGCCCCTGTCGAGCTGGGGTCTGCTCGTGCTGGCGCGCCTGGCGCCGCTCGTCGCCAACATCGAGGAGGCGGCGACCGCCTACGACGTGCCCGCCGACCTCGTGCTGAGAGTGCTGCTCAACGAGTCGTACCTCGACCCGCTGGCGGTCGGACCGACGGGGGACCTCGGGCTGTCGCAGGTGACCAGCGACGCGTTGACGCTGTTGAGGGCGATCTCCACGGACGCCCTGTCGCCCTTCGCGAACGGCCGCTTCTTCGCCGGCGACTTCTCGGTGTTCGACCCCGACTTCTCCGTGTGCGCCGGCGCCGCCAAGCTGGCCTGGGCGCGCGCCCAGCCGGGAGGCGCCGACGAGCGGTTCGCTTACGCGCGCTACATCAACCCGTTGGCGGGCGTCGTGCGCGGCAAGATCAGCCCGCGTCACCAGGAGCTCGTCGAGGCCATCGGCGACCTGAGGCCGCTGGCTGCCGCGCTGGAGCGGACGATCGCCGCCTACCGCCGTGACCCGCAGTCGGTGACCGACAAGGAGCGCGCCCTGCTCGGCGTCACCACCCTCGTCGCCGACGGCACGCTCACGGTCGGTCAGGCATACTTCGTCACGGCGGAGCTGGTGCAGAGCTTCGGGATCGACGACCGCGACCTGTACGACGCCGTGCGACACCGGCTTTACGGCGAGGCCGCGCAGCCGCCGAGCGATGGCGGGGGCGGCGTCGGTTGA
- a CDS encoding PQQ-dependent sugar dehydrogenase: MALTVLAAALSSTGAAQQAPPAVPPSPPGYRLEVLATGLRLPVAAVPLYDTGALLVVALDGSVFRYQDGRVEPDPFLSLAGRVTGLLGEQGLFSVALEPRERAAARGGPAHLVAAFTEAGTNDLVVAAYPLLPDLDGADGEGEVVLLRQPMPQPFHHGGQVAFGPDGMLYVSIGDGQQDPAYLYDRPHAAQDLSSLRGKVLRLDPFPQGSAAPYAVPSDNPFTPATNAAAAAAGARGEVWAYGFRNPWKFTFAPSDGALLLADVGEDRWEEIDLVAAGANYGWPVREGPECFHHPEDGTLVAGDCEALATVAPIAYYGHPGTDEAGGKSVVGGVEVTDRELPSLRGAYLFGDFISGRLWALDRATGEVRPLLERAGAMLAIVAGPQGEVLLLTVDGTLARLREAPAE; the protein is encoded by the coding sequence GTGGCCCTGACGGTCCTCGCGGCGGCCCTTTCGTCCACCGGCGCCGCCCAACAGGCTCCGCCCGCGGTCCCGCCGAGCCCCCCGGGCTACCGCCTCGAGGTGCTCGCCACCGGCCTGCGGCTCCCCGTGGCCGCGGTACCGCTCTACGACACGGGGGCCCTGCTCGTCGTCGCCCTGGACGGCTCGGTCTTCCGCTACCAGGACGGACGGGTGGAACCCGACCCGTTCCTGTCGCTCGCCGGGCGCGTGACCGGGCTGCTGGGCGAGCAAGGCCTGTTCTCCGTCGCCCTCGAGCCGCGGGAGCGAGCGGCGGCGCGAGGCGGGCCGGCGCATCTCGTCGCGGCGTTCACGGAGGCGGGCACGAACGACCTCGTCGTCGCCGCCTACCCGCTCCTGCCGGACCTAGACGGAGCCGACGGGGAGGGCGAGGTGGTGCTCCTGCGCCAACCGATGCCGCAACCGTTCCATCACGGCGGCCAGGTGGCCTTCGGACCGGACGGCATGCTCTACGTGAGCATAGGCGACGGCCAGCAGGACCCCGCCTACCTGTATGACCGCCCGCACGCGGCGCAGGACCTGAGCTCGCTGCGCGGCAAGGTCCTGCGTCTCGACCCGTTCCCCCAGGGCAGCGCCGCACCGTACGCGGTGCCGTCCGATAACCCGTTCACGCCGGCCACGAACGCGGCGGCCGCCGCCGCGGGCGCGCGCGGCGAGGTCTGGGCCTACGGCTTCCGCAACCCGTGGAAGTTCACCTTCGCGCCCTCGGACGGCGCGTTGCTCCTCGCCGACGTGGGCGAGGACCGCTGGGAGGAGATCGACCTGGTGGCGGCGGGCGCCAACTACGGTTGGCCCGTCCGCGAGGGGCCCGAGTGCTTCCACCACCCCGAGGACGGCACCCTCGTCGCCGGCGACTGCGAGGCGCTGGCAACCGTGGCGCCCATCGCCTACTACGGGCACCCCGGTACCGACGAGGCCGGCGGCAAGTCGGTGGTCGGCGGCGTGGAGGTCACCGACAGGGAGCTACCGTCCCTGCGGGGGGCCTACCTCTTCGGCGACTTCATCTCGGGACGGCTCTGGGCCCTCGACAGGGCCACCGGCGAGGTGCGACCGCTGCTCGAGCGGGCGGGGGCCATGCTGGCCATCGTCGCCGGACCCCAGGGCGAGGTGCTGCTCCTCACCGTCGACGGCACGCTGGCGCGCCTGCGGGAGGCGCCGGCCGAGTAG
- the tgt gene encoding tRNA guanosine(34) transglycosylase Tgt: MTHSRRPRPQAAPTAEPARADAGAPFRFEITGELGPARVGRLTTAHGTVATPAFVAVGTQASVKSLSPDAVAAAGTQLLFANTYHLYLRPGADLVAAHGGLHRFMRWDGPILTDSGGFQVFSLGAGVEHGVGKIGSIFPGEDGRGAKRRLSPGSGLVKVDEDGAWFKSHVDGSRHRFDPERSIAVQRMLGADIVLAFDECTSPLHDEAYTRASMARTHRWARRSLAAFRDGKALHGYDQAIYGIVQGGAFRDQREESAAEIGAMGFDGVAVGGNLGATRADMYAVLDWTLPLLPAGLPRHLLGIGDVPSIFEAVARGIDTFDCVMPTRNARTGTLLVRPEAGGSGGSRLNILNARFREDLGPIEQGCDCYACRTFTRAYVRHLFKAGEALGPQLATVHNLRFMARLMADIRAALMDGTFQALRRRLAPPG; encoded by the coding sequence ATGACACACTCACGACGACCACGGCCTCAGGCCGCTCCAACCGCAGAGCCGGCGCGCGCCGACGCGGGCGCGCCCTTCCGCTTCGAGATCACCGGCGAGCTCGGCCCCGCCCGCGTGGGTCGCCTGACGACCGCGCACGGCACGGTGGCCACCCCGGCGTTCGTGGCCGTCGGCACGCAGGCGAGCGTCAAGAGCCTGAGCCCCGACGCCGTGGCGGCGGCCGGCACGCAGCTCCTCTTCGCCAACACCTACCACCTCTACCTGCGGCCGGGTGCGGACCTGGTGGCGGCGCACGGTGGCCTGCACAGGTTCATGCGTTGGGACGGCCCCATCCTGACCGACTCCGGCGGCTTCCAGGTCTTCTCGCTGGGCGCCGGGGTGGAGCACGGCGTCGGCAAGATCGGCAGCATCTTCCCTGGCGAGGACGGGCGCGGCGCGAAGCGGCGCCTCAGCCCGGGCAGCGGTCTCGTCAAGGTCGACGAGGACGGCGCCTGGTTCAAGAGCCACGTCGACGGGTCGCGCCACCGCTTCGACCCGGAGAGATCGATAGCGGTCCAGCGCATGCTCGGCGCCGACATCGTCCTGGCGTTCGACGAGTGCACCAGCCCCCTGCACGACGAGGCGTACACGCGCGCGTCGATGGCGCGCACGCACAGGTGGGCGCGGCGCAGCCTGGCGGCCTTCCGGGACGGGAAGGCGCTGCACGGGTACGACCAGGCCATCTACGGCATCGTGCAGGGCGGCGCCTTCCGGGACCAGCGCGAGGAGAGCGCCGCCGAGATCGGGGCGATGGGGTTCGACGGCGTGGCGGTGGGCGGCAACCTAGGCGCCACGCGCGCCGACATGTACGCCGTGCTCGACTGGACCCTGCCGCTCCTGCCTGCGGGCCTGCCGCGGCACCTGCTAGGCATCGGCGACGTGCCGAGCATCTTCGAGGCGGTGGCGCGCGGCATCGACACCTTCGACTGCGTCATGCCGACCCGCAACGCCCGCACCGGCACGCTGCTCGTGCGACCCGAGGCGGGCGGGAGCGGCGGCAGCCGCCTCAACATCCTGAACGCGCGCTTCCGGGAGGACCTCGGTCCCATCGAGCAAGGCTGCGACTGCTACGCCTGCCGCACGTTCACGCGCGCCTACGTCAGGCACCTCTTCAAGGCGGGCGAGGCGCTCGGACCGCAACTCGCCACCGTCCACAACCTGCGCTTCATGGCGCGGCTCATGGCCGACATCAGGGCGGCGTTGATGGACGGGACGTTCCAGGCGCTGCGGCGTCGGCTCGCGCCGCCAGGTTAG